The Kocuria sp. TGY1127_2 genome includes a window with the following:
- a CDS encoding GntR family transcriptional regulator, which translates to MAQNASQRRPEQASPASATPASDLVYREVKARILDHRLEGGSLISEGEIATDLKVSRTPVREGFIRLQAEGWMTLYPKRGALIRQAGPNEVRDVIEARIVVESHAVESIAASDRGGEVAAELSELIGHQSEALAAHNDEDFAKIDADFHQCIVARAGNSLFIDFFENLKDRQRRMSTRAIWKSNEQAEAVLAHHRELAELIARDDSALFRERLGAHLHEIHERFLS; encoded by the coding sequence TTGGCACAGAATGCCTCACAACGCCGCCCCGAACAGGCAAGTCCGGCCTCGGCCACACCCGCCAGCGATCTCGTGTATCGAGAGGTCAAGGCCCGCATTCTCGACCATCGCCTGGAGGGCGGGTCCCTCATCAGCGAAGGGGAGATCGCAACAGATCTGAAGGTCAGCCGCACACCGGTCCGGGAAGGCTTTATACGCCTCCAAGCCGAGGGATGGATGACGCTGTACCCCAAACGTGGTGCGCTCATCCGTCAGGCAGGGCCAAACGAAGTACGGGACGTAATCGAGGCAAGGATCGTCGTCGAGTCCCATGCGGTCGAGTCCATAGCGGCTTCGGACCGTGGTGGGGAAGTTGCTGCCGAATTGAGCGAACTCATCGGCCACCAGAGCGAGGCGCTGGCAGCCCACAACGACGAGGACTTCGCAAAAATCGATGCGGACTTCCATCAGTGCATCGTGGCTCGGGCAGGCAACAGCCTTTTCATCGACTTCTTCGAGAACCTCAAGGACCGCCAGCGCCGCATGTCCACGCGGGCGATTTGGAAGTCGAACGAGCAAGCCGAAGCCGTCCTGGCTCACCATCGCGAGCTCGCCGAACTCATTGCCCGGGATGACTCCGCCCTATTCCGGGAGCGCCTCGGAGCCCATCTCCACGAGATCCACGAGCGCTTCTTGTCCTGA
- a CDS encoding CrcB family protein, which produces MSQSNHGIAGGPTKKARPVHLRPAFLGLAFLGGAVGTSLRYALTLFFPGSGSALGAILAINVVGALFLGYVLEALARRGADVGGRRTARVLIGTGILGGFTTYSTLATNVTGLLGSGHIWAGTGYAVLSVVAGVVASGAGILLAARTVGPAVVAADLDDEETPA; this is translated from the coding sequence GTGTCACAGAGTAACCATGGCATTGCCGGCGGGCCCACGAAAAAAGCTCGGCCGGTGCACCTCCGGCCGGCCTTCCTGGGCCTCGCGTTCCTCGGCGGTGCCGTTGGGACGAGCCTTCGGTACGCGCTGACACTGTTCTTTCCGGGCTCGGGAAGCGCCCTCGGGGCCATTCTCGCGATCAACGTCGTCGGAGCGTTGTTCCTCGGATATGTGTTGGAGGCCCTTGCTCGTCGGGGAGCGGACGTCGGGGGACGGCGCACCGCGCGCGTCCTTATAGGAACCGGAATCCTCGGGGGCTTCACGACGTACAGCACGTTGGCCACGAACGTAACCGGGCTCCTCGGTTCCGGCCACATTTGGGCCGGAACCGGCTACGCAGTGCTCAGCGTGGTCGCCGGCGTCGTCGCGTCCGGAGCCGGGATTCTCCTGGCGGCCCGGACCGTCGGACCAGCGGTCGTGGCAGCGGATCTCGACGACGAGGAGACCCCGGCATGA
- a CDS encoding trypsin-like serine protease → MKKPQHLKRAASALGILGASIALGVSGTPALAATQADSTNYIVGGQATNSPNIVQLSFNTAGESGTFGCTGEAINSEWILTARHCTEDSQNMKAYYSNDTANPGKAYGSDRVVNSPYGDVGLIHLQSPHEVSSYAQLGSGYSPKSGDQGNIFGYGLRANQGRADWLYTASVNVLGSSTDAFGGKAVHVRGSSGASNHGDSGGPLVINGQIVAVCSTGDSADPGADTQAGSNYANLTDHRNWISQQTGV, encoded by the coding sequence ATGAAAAAGCCTCAGCACCTTAAGAGAGCAGCTTCAGCACTTGGAATCCTCGGCGCTTCAATCGCTCTGGGCGTTTCCGGCACCCCCGCGTTGGCGGCAACGCAGGCGGATTCGACCAATTACATCGTCGGCGGTCAGGCGACCAATAGCCCTAATATCGTCCAGCTCTCCTTCAACACCGCAGGAGAGTCGGGAACCTTCGGCTGCACCGGCGAAGCCATCAACAGCGAATGGATTCTGACCGCGCGCCACTGCACCGAGGATTCGCAGAACATGAAGGCCTACTACTCGAACGACACGGCCAATCCCGGCAAGGCCTATGGTTCCGATCGAGTGGTCAATTCGCCTTACGGTGACGTCGGCTTGATTCACCTCCAGAGCCCGCACGAGGTCAGCTCGTACGCCCAGCTGGGAAGCGGCTACAGCCCCAAGTCGGGCGACCAAGGCAATATCTTCGGGTACGGTCTCCGTGCCAACCAGGGACGAGCTGACTGGCTGTACACCGCGAGCGTGAACGTCTTGGGCTCGTCGACCGATGCCTTCGGCGGCAAGGCAGTACACGTCCGCGGTTCGAGCGGAGCCTCCAATCACGGCGACTCGGGTGGTCCGCTGGTCATCAACGGCCAGATCGTCGCCGTGTGCTCGACCGGCGACTCCGCAGATCCCGGCGCAGACACCCAGGCCGGCAGCAATTACGCCAACCTGACCGATCACCGCAACTGGATCAGCCAGCAGACCGGGGTCTAA
- a CDS encoding sodium:solute symporter — translation MVLIGWYGKRRAKSTEDYRVAGRRLGYLFFTGTMSAVVLGGAATIGGVGLGYTYGISGMWMVAAIAVGVMVLSLAFAGRLQKLGVYTVSQMLGLRYGGRAVKASSVVMLGYTVMLAVTSTSAYASIFKVLFNMDRPWGIVIGSVVVIGYSILGGMWSITLTDLMQFLIMTVGMFFLLLPFSLHSAGGWSGLHARLDSEFFDPGAMGAQSIITMFVVYTLGLLVGQDIWQRVFTSRTPHVARWGGFAAGLYTLLYGIAGAIIGMAAAVVLPDLEVSDDAFAALAQDYLPAGLGGVVLAAGVAAMMSTASGALIASATVARVDVVPLLSRAFTRPMPQVHEGSSASGTENPDESGASMKLDRLYVLIIGVFVTVIAMIVPSVVTALTIAYDILVGGLLVAILGGLFWKRGTGPGAASSMLVGAISVLVSMAFFGVAANEPIYVGLVLSLIVYVAVSLSTPRTDSTTLGEWQARLEGSRK, via the coding sequence ATGGTTCTTATCGGCTGGTACGGCAAACGCCGCGCCAAGAGCACAGAAGACTATCGCGTGGCCGGACGTCGGCTGGGATATCTCTTCTTCACCGGGACGATGTCCGCCGTCGTCCTGGGCGGAGCCGCAACGATCGGCGGCGTCGGACTCGGATACACTTACGGCATTTCCGGGATGTGGATGGTTGCCGCCATCGCGGTCGGCGTCATGGTGCTCTCCCTGGCTTTTGCCGGACGCCTTCAGAAGCTGGGCGTGTACACGGTGTCCCAAATGCTCGGCCTTCGTTACGGCGGCCGGGCCGTCAAAGCATCGTCGGTGGTCATGCTCGGGTACACCGTGATGCTCGCCGTAACCTCAACCTCCGCCTACGCGTCGATCTTCAAGGTCCTGTTCAATATGGACCGGCCCTGGGGCATCGTGATCGGGTCCGTGGTTGTCATCGGGTATTCGATTCTGGGCGGAATGTGGTCCATCACCCTGACCGACCTGATGCAGTTCCTGATCATGACGGTCGGCATGTTCTTTCTACTCCTCCCGTTCTCTCTTCACTCGGCCGGCGGCTGGTCCGGTCTGCACGCACGCCTCGACTCGGAGTTCTTCGACCCCGGAGCCATGGGTGCACAATCCATCATCACGATGTTCGTCGTCTACACCTTGGGCCTGCTGGTCGGGCAGGATATTTGGCAGCGCGTCTTCACGTCCCGCACCCCTCACGTCGCGCGGTGGGGCGGATTCGCTGCGGGCCTCTACACACTTTTGTACGGCATCGCAGGTGCGATCATCGGCATGGCCGCCGCCGTGGTTCTTCCGGATCTCGAGGTATCCGATGACGCCTTCGCGGCCCTCGCACAGGATTATCTCCCCGCCGGCCTGGGTGGCGTGGTACTTGCTGCCGGCGTCGCCGCAATGATGTCCACGGCCTCGGGAGCGCTGATCGCTTCGGCCACGGTTGCGAGGGTCGACGTCGTACCGTTGCTTTCCCGCGCATTCACGCGGCCCATGCCTCAGGTGCACGAGGGATCGAGTGCTTCCGGAACCGAGAATCCCGACGAATCGGGCGCAAGCATGAAACTCGACAGGCTGTACGTGCTGATCATCGGAGTGTTCGTCACTGTCATCGCGATGATCGTCCCCAGTGTGGTCACAGCGTTGACGATCGCATACGACATCCTCGTCGGCGGACTCTTGGTTGCGATCCTCGGCGGGCTCTTCTGGAAACGCGGGACAGGACCCGGAGCCGCCAGTTCGATGCTGGTGGGCGCGATCAGTGTCCTGGTATCCATGGCATTCTTCGGTGTCGCCGCAAACGAGCCCATCTACGTCGGCCTGGTCCTGTCCCTGATCGTCTACGTCGCGGTTTCGCTCTCGACGCCGCGCACCGATTCGACGACACTGGGTGAATGGCAGGCTCGGCTCGAAGGATCCCGCAAGTAG
- a CDS encoding glycerophosphodiester phosphodiesterase family protein: MSFLIAHRGHSEKAPENTMAAFRAAADAGFQWVETDADMLVDGTIVLIHDSSFKRTGKVATRVSESQIEDLAEIDVGRWFSPNFADTRVPTLRDLVDLMNNTGLNMNLELKLTDPSPERVDTYIHAIARELERVKPRDEEPRVIVSSFNHPLLTALHLVAPRLRLACLFERNRFTLTNRHSGWREIAHSIGATYVHPHHRELNEHIVGLIHAEGLEINTWTVNNPGRAAELAGWGVDGICTDGPKGLTPIEAPAALRHAPAARPEPHQSGSAKAHP; this comes from the coding sequence GTGAGTTTCTTGATCGCCCATCGCGGGCACTCCGAGAAGGCCCCCGAAAACACTATGGCCGCGTTCCGGGCGGCCGCGGACGCCGGTTTCCAGTGGGTTGAGACGGATGCCGACATGCTGGTTGACGGGACCATTGTGCTCATCCACGATTCGTCCTTCAAACGCACTGGTAAAGTCGCGACCCGTGTGAGCGAATCGCAGATTGAAGATCTGGCAGAGATCGACGTAGGTCGCTGGTTCTCCCCGAACTTCGCGGACACTCGCGTTCCCACCCTCAGAGACCTGGTGGATCTCATGAACAACACCGGCCTGAACATGAATCTGGAGCTCAAGCTCACCGACCCCAGCCCTGAACGGGTCGACACCTACATTCATGCGATCGCCCGGGAGCTTGAGCGCGTCAAACCTCGTGACGAGGAACCGCGCGTCATCGTTTCCTCCTTCAATCACCCCCTCCTCACGGCACTCCACCTCGTGGCGCCCCGCCTTCGTTTGGCCTGCCTCTTCGAGCGGAACCGTTTCACCCTGACGAACCGGCATTCGGGGTGGCGAGAGATCGCCCATTCCATCGGCGCGACGTACGTTCATCCGCACCATCGCGAACTCAACGAACATATCGTCGGATTGATACATGCCGAAGGGCTCGAAATCAACACGTGGACCGTCAACAACCCTGGCCGTGCAGCCGAACTCGCCGGCTGGGGCGTCGACGGAATCTGCACGGATGGCCCCAAAGGGCTCACTCCAATCGAGGCGCCCGCAGCATTGCGGCACGCACCTGCGGCACGCCCCGAGCCGCATCAGTCCGGAAGCGCAAAAGCCCATCCGTGA
- a CDS encoding XRE family transcriptional regulator has translation MKALPVQQLERSPELGSRLRNHRLRQHMTIEQLATATDLTKGFISRVERDQTSPSVASLVKLCRALRVNVGDLFEEPDTQVIRLEEAPEVDLGGAGIHERLVSGPNLEKVQVIRASIEPGGTGEDALYTVECETEVLHVISGEFVLRTSAGELELGPGDSVTLSGREPHSWRNTGGGPAEVLWVLVNK, from the coding sequence ATGAAGGCGTTGCCCGTTCAGCAACTGGAGAGATCGCCTGAACTGGGGTCACGGCTTCGCAATCACCGGTTGCGACAGCACATGACGATTGAGCAGCTGGCAACAGCGACGGACCTGACCAAGGGGTTCATCAGTCGTGTCGAGCGAGACCAGACCTCGCCCTCCGTCGCGTCGCTCGTCAAGTTGTGCAGAGCCCTCCGTGTGAACGTCGGTGATCTCTTCGAGGAGCCCGATACCCAGGTCATTCGTCTGGAGGAGGCACCCGAGGTGGACCTCGGCGGGGCGGGAATCCACGAGCGACTCGTGTCCGGTCCGAACCTCGAGAAGGTCCAAGTCATCCGGGCGAGTATCGAACCCGGGGGAACCGGCGAAGACGCCCTGTACACCGTGGAATGCGAGACCGAGGTTCTGCACGTCATCTCGGGTGAATTCGTGCTGAGGACCAGCGCCGGGGAGCTTGAGCTGGGCCCCGGAGATTCCGTGACCCTGAGCGGTCGGGAGCCTCATTCATGGCGCAATACCGGTGGCGGGCCGGCGGAGGTCCTCTGGGTTTTGGTGAATAAGTAG
- a CDS encoding fructosamine kinase family protein yields the protein MEFFTKHTTGRPADWEKSGLEWLTDAEGDGGARICRVVGVAEDGLRLELIRESSPSKAAARAFGQGLATMHDAGAPAWGAGPPGWEGDGYQGPASQQLALPLGEFESWGAMFAQLRIAPLVREVKGFSSDERRLFGQLCERLRDGVFDDGDAPSRLHGDLWAGNVLWTSDEAVLIDPTTYGGHREDDLAALAMFGAPHLRDILEGYEEVHPLEAGWQERVDLHQLHLILLHAALFGGGYVKQAIQAARRYV from the coding sequence ATGGAGTTTTTCACCAAGCACACGACCGGCAGACCTGCTGACTGGGAAAAATCCGGCTTGGAATGGCTAACCGATGCGGAAGGCGATGGGGGTGCGCGCATTTGTCGCGTCGTCGGTGTGGCCGAGGATGGCCTCCGGCTCGAACTGATACGGGAATCCTCTCCGTCCAAGGCGGCCGCGCGGGCATTCGGCCAGGGTCTTGCCACGATGCACGACGCCGGTGCCCCGGCATGGGGAGCGGGTCCTCCAGGGTGGGAGGGCGACGGATACCAAGGTCCTGCGAGCCAGCAACTGGCCTTGCCCCTCGGTGAATTCGAATCATGGGGAGCGATGTTCGCCCAGTTGAGGATTGCGCCGCTGGTTCGGGAGGTCAAAGGCTTCTCCAGCGACGAGCGACGACTGTTCGGTCAGCTGTGTGAGCGGTTGCGTGACGGAGTTTTCGACGACGGTGATGCGCCGTCCCGTCTGCACGGCGATCTGTGGGCGGGCAATGTGCTCTGGACCAGTGACGAAGCCGTGCTGATCGATCCGACGACATATGGCGGGCACCGCGAGGACGACCTGGCCGCATTGGCGATGTTCGGAGCCCCGCATCTGCGCGACATTCTCGAAGGCTATGAAGAGGTCCATCCGCTGGAGGCGGGGTGGCAGGAACGCGTGGACTTGCATCAGCTTCATTTGATCCTGCTCCATGCGGCATTGTTCGGCGGTGGGTACGTCAAGCAAGCGATTCAGGCGGCTCGTCGCTACGTCTAG
- a CDS encoding AEC family transporter, whose translation MFGVLEGFAIIGVVVGIGYLVERMGILGKNAGWTLNRFAFFVALPALMFTTLATADLHVIFSARLPVAALSFAAMAAVYTLIAGVFLKRGVGRVTVGAVGSALLNSNNMGLPVATYIFGDPTQVAPILLFQLVLATPVCLAIFDVVAKGRVSARDILSQPFRNPIIIGSVLGVLVNALGVPVPNVINEPLGLVGGAGIPLILVAFGMSLRGNRPLAVEGQKTETLLAVGLKVVAMPIAAFLLGQYVFHLAPHDLFAATALAGLPTAQNLFSFSSRYNQSISLARDIVLLSTIAAVPALFVIAAIMA comes from the coding sequence ATGTTCGGAGTGCTCGAAGGCTTCGCCATCATTGGGGTCGTTGTCGGCATTGGGTACCTCGTTGAACGGATGGGCATCCTGGGCAAGAACGCCGGGTGGACCCTCAACCGGTTCGCGTTCTTCGTGGCCCTCCCCGCCCTCATGTTCACGACCCTGGCGACCGCTGACCTGCACGTCATCTTCTCTGCCCGGCTTCCGGTGGCCGCCCTGAGCTTCGCTGCAATGGCCGCGGTCTACACATTGATCGCGGGAGTATTCCTCAAACGCGGAGTCGGTCGAGTCACGGTCGGGGCAGTGGGTTCGGCCCTTCTGAATTCCAACAACATGGGCCTTCCCGTGGCGACGTACATTTTCGGTGACCCCACGCAGGTGGCTCCCATCCTGCTCTTTCAGCTCGTTCTCGCGACACCGGTTTGTCTGGCAATTTTCGACGTCGTCGCGAAAGGCAGGGTTTCCGCCCGGGACATTCTGAGCCAGCCGTTTCGCAATCCCATCATTATCGGATCGGTCCTTGGGGTCCTCGTGAATGCGCTGGGGGTCCCCGTGCCCAATGTGATCAACGAGCCCTTGGGACTCGTCGGCGGCGCGGGAATCCCGCTGATTCTGGTGGCCTTCGGAATGTCCTTGCGTGGAAATCGCCCGCTCGCGGTCGAGGGTCAGAAGACTGAAACTCTGCTTGCGGTCGGCCTCAAAGTCGTGGCCATGCCCATCGCGGCTTTCCTTCTGGGACAGTACGTTTTCCATTTGGCCCCTCACGACCTGTTCGCGGCCACGGCCCTCGCCGGGTTGCCGACGGCTCAGAACCTCTTCAGCTTCTCGTCCCGATACAACCAGAGCATCTCTCTGGCGAGGGACATCGTGTTGCTTTCAACAATCGCAGCTGTACCGGCACTGTTCGTGATTGCCGCGATCATGGCCTAG
- a CDS encoding thiamine pyrophosphate-binding protein, which yields MSEQAAREAPVQTEQRHNAGYAILATLRNYGIDTVFGIPGTHNLEFYRHLDELDIKPVTTRHEQGASYGADGWSLTKGLPGVVITTSGPGLLNSLSGAATAYAESRPMIILSPGRPRGTEFRDIGSLHETKNPTGAVDSIIGLSRRVSSASEAVEMIHNAFVSFKHSRPRPIHIEVPLDVLEETGGFTEEELQARPLGSFQPAQPHDIARAANMLAAAEKPIIVAGGGSVAAHEAVLELAELLEAPVITSTNGKGAIPERHRLSLGADLRLSTAHEFCRKADAMLIIGSKIGEAELWGGDIRPKGPIIRVDIERQQMLTNITPDLELPGNSVAVVPQLVSALKAEGVDPGSRPAPDLTKVFEKLDEEGRSIAPELAKINEIIMSVLPDNAIVGGDSSQVTYMGTTTFYRAPKPNSLLYMGTYATLGYGLPASIGAKVAAPDRPVICLLGDGALMFAIQEVMTAVEQELDLPIICVDNGGYGEIRANEEDRNIAPIAVDLKQPDWVKLAEGFGATGFSATMDTLAQKVQEAMKTKGPSLIHLTIGRGL from the coding sequence ATGAGCGAGCAGGCCGCACGGGAAGCCCCCGTTCAGACCGAACAGCGTCACAACGCGGGTTATGCCATTCTGGCTACTTTGCGGAATTACGGTATCGACACGGTTTTCGGCATCCCTGGCACCCACAACCTTGAGTTCTATCGACACCTCGACGAACTCGACATCAAGCCCGTGACCACCCGTCACGAGCAAGGCGCCTCGTACGGCGCCGACGGATGGTCGCTGACCAAGGGGCTTCCCGGCGTTGTCATCACGACGTCGGGTCCGGGCCTGCTCAATTCGCTCTCGGGTGCGGCCACGGCATATGCCGAATCCCGCCCGATGATCATCCTGTCCCCCGGTCGGCCTCGCGGAACCGAATTCCGCGACATCGGATCCCTGCACGAGACCAAGAACCCCACCGGAGCCGTGGACTCGATCATCGGACTGTCCCGCCGCGTCAGCTCGGCCTCCGAGGCGGTAGAGATGATCCACAACGCGTTCGTCTCCTTCAAACACTCCCGCCCGCGGCCGATCCACATCGAGGTTCCCCTGGACGTTCTCGAGGAGACCGGAGGTTTCACCGAGGAAGAGCTCCAGGCCCGCCCCCTCGGCTCCTTCCAGCCGGCTCAGCCGCACGACATCGCCCGCGCCGCGAACATGCTGGCCGCAGCAGAGAAACCGATCATCGTTGCCGGTGGTGGTTCGGTCGCAGCGCACGAAGCAGTTCTGGAGCTGGCCGAGCTGCTCGAGGCGCCGGTGATCACCTCGACCAACGGCAAGGGCGCGATCCCTGAGCGGCACCGACTGTCCCTCGGCGCGGACCTGCGCCTGAGCACCGCCCACGAGTTCTGCCGCAAGGCCGATGCGATGCTGATCATCGGTTCGAAAATCGGCGAGGCCGAGCTCTGGGGTGGCGACATCCGTCCGAAAGGCCCGATCATCCGCGTGGACATCGAGCGCCAGCAGATGCTGACCAACATCACCCCGGACCTCGAACTCCCGGGCAACTCGGTCGCCGTGGTCCCTCAGCTGGTCTCCGCGCTCAAGGCCGAAGGCGTGGACCCTGGCTCGCGCCCGGCGCCGGATTTGACCAAGGTCTTCGAAAAGCTCGACGAGGAAGGCCGCTCGATTGCCCCGGAGCTCGCCAAGATCAACGAAATCATCATGAGCGTGCTGCCGGACAACGCCATCGTTGGTGGCGATTCCTCTCAGGTCACCTACATGGGCACGACGACGTTCTACCGTGCCCCCAAACCCAACTCGCTGTTGTACATGGGCACCTACGCGACACTCGGCTACGGGCTCCCCGCGTCCATCGGCGCTAAGGTAGCCGCCCCGGACCGTCCGGTGATCTGCCTCCTCGGCGACGGCGCACTCATGTTTGCCATCCAGGAAGTCATGACCGCGGTCGAGCAAGAACTGGATTTGCCGATTATCTGCGTGGACAACGGGGGTTACGGAGAAATCCGCGCCAACGAAGAGGACCGGAACATTGCACCCATCGCGGTGGACCTCAAGCAGCCCGACTGGGTCAAGCTCGCGGAAGGTTTTGGCGCCACGGGATTCTCGGCCACCATGGACACGTTGGCCCAGAAGGTCCAGGAAGCGATGAAAACCAAGGGTCCGTCCCTGATCCATCTCACCATCGGCCGGGGTCTGTAA
- a CDS encoding CrcB family protein — protein sequence MIDWLFLGVALAGGAGAAVRMFLDGVLRSVLGSTMPWATNLINLSGSLLLGFLAGLLMAQTISSEVQITVGAGFMGGYTTFSTASVETFRLVQERRWGAALINAFGMVFLATGAAAAGLMFGTLWG from the coding sequence ATGATCGACTGGTTGTTCCTGGGCGTGGCGCTCGCGGGCGGAGCGGGCGCCGCAGTCCGGATGTTTCTCGACGGAGTGCTCAGATCAGTGCTCGGCAGTACCATGCCGTGGGCGACGAACCTCATCAACCTTTCGGGCTCGCTTCTGCTCGGATTCCTCGCGGGATTGCTCATGGCCCAAACGATCTCGTCGGAAGTCCAGATCACGGTCGGCGCCGGCTTCATGGGCGGTTATACGACGTTCTCCACCGCGAGCGTCGAGACCTTTCGGCTCGTCCAGGAACGTCGCTGGGGCGCGGCACTGATCAACGCATTTGGAATGGTGTTCCTGGCGACCGGCGCGGCGGCCGCGGGTCTGATGTTCGGAACCCTCTGGGGCTAG